GTGATTTGGCAAGGAACACCTCCATCTAAAGAGGAGGTCATTATTTCAAGTGAGCGTCACCACCAAGCTCTTGGTGAAGCAATCAAAGCAGTTGAGGTTGTCCATAGTGGTCTACAAACAGACATTTCCCCCGAGTTTTTGATCTCCGACATTCGCTTGGCATTAAAGGAGCTCGGAACGATTATTGGAATGAATATCACCGAAGAAGTACTCAGTACCATCTTTTCTAAGTTTTGTGTAGGTAAATGACAAAAGAAAAACGTGCCTCCATTGTCCGTCGCATTCTTAACAAACTCTTTCCGAATCCCCCCATTCCCCTTAAACACAAAGATCACTACACCCTCTTGATCGCCGTCCTTCTTTCTGCGCAATGCACCGACAAAAAGGTAAACGAAATCACCCCAAAACTATTTGCAAAAGCAAGTGACCCTTATGAAATGGTTGAACTCACCGTCAAACAGATTGAATCGATCATTCGCCCTTGTGGACTTGCACCGACAAAAGCCAAAGCGATTCATAGACTGTCTGAAATCTTAATTGATGACTATCAAGGAAAAATCCCTCGCACACTAGAAGAGCTTGAAGCACTTCCCGGGGTCGGCCATAAAACCGCATCAGTTGTTACTATTCAAGCCCTAAAAAAGCCTGCATTTCCTGTTGACACCCACATCCATCGATGTGCGAAGCGGTGGGGGCTCAGCTGCGGCAAAAGCGTGAAACAAACCGAAAAAGATCTTAAAGCCATTTTCCCAAAAACAACCTGGAAAAAACTTCACCTTCAAATCATCTACTACGCAAGGCAGTATTGCCCAGCAAAAAAGCATAGCATTGACGAGTGCCCTATTTGCAATGCTATATCTAAATACAATTAATTTTTATATGCCATTCATGATCGGCTTCACTTGTAAAAAAAATCTAAAATTTTCTCCAAATGTCCTTTCTTGACCCATCGGCTATAACGGTTATATATCGTTTTCCACGAGCCAAATTCTGAGGGTAAATCTCTCCAAGGAGCACCCGTTCTTAGCACCCAATAAACAGCTTCTAAAAATTGCCTGTCATCATTCCCATGTCTTCCTTTTGGAGCTGGTAACAAAGGAGCAATTTTTCCCCAGATCTCATCAGTAATTAATTCTCTTAACATAAAGTCCGTTTCCTTCGGTTTTACTTTATGCAAGTCTAATCAATTTTTTATCTTTAGTGACAGAGCATAAGTGCTTTACCTTGACACTACCTTACTTTCTGATGGA
The window above is part of the Candidatus Neptunochlamydia sp. REUL1 genome. Proteins encoded here:
- a CDS encoding endonuclease III domain-containing protein, whose protein sequence is MTKEKRASIVRRILNKLFPNPPIPLKHKDHYTLLIAVLLSAQCTDKKVNEITPKLFAKASDPYEMVELTVKQIESIIRPCGLAPTKAKAIHRLSEILIDDYQGKIPRTLEELEALPGVGHKTASVVTIQALKKPAFPVDTHIHRCAKRWGLSCGKSVKQTEKDLKAIFPKTTWKKLHLQIIYYARQYCPAKKHSIDECPICNAISKYN
- a CDS encoding transposase, encoding MLRELITDEIWGKIAPLLPAPKGRHGNDDRQFLEAVYWVLRTGAPWRDLPSEFGSWKTIYNRYSRWVKKGHLEKILDFFYK